A genomic segment from Polyangium mundeleinium encodes:
- a CDS encoding serine/threonine-protein kinase, whose amino-acid sequence MRPGDIIGERFRVERLAGVGGMGEVYRAEDLQTGHVVAVKLLRASELSNAERLAQEARVLETLGHPHIVRYVDHGVAPTGVPWLAMEWLEGESLAARLGRQGLRLEECITLAVRVADALATAHARGVVHRDIKPSNLFLERGEIERVKVLDFGVARDRGRGRLTLTGTIVGTPGYMAPEQARADKAGVDARADVFSLGAVLFECLTGQPAFDGEHAFAILASLLLAEAPRVRDLRPDVPEALDDLVSSMLSKDVASRPSDAGAALRALLALGPVEGNATPVHAASAEVITDSERQLLSIVAALPPSLPDGKEAPSRFLSRDRIVAIEQEIAKLGARVEEIDGGALLLGLVGRGNPTDQAARAARAALRLRALAPEARIVLVTGREETSHGLALGSISKRAAALLDLGEEAGAVRIDASTQALLDVRFDVSAGADGIFLRGEREVGSGTRTLLGKPSPYLGRERELRSVRDFLEEGLDEGKPRVAVVLGLPGMGKSRLRHELVEQLRRGAVEPAIAIGRGDPIGAGSAFSILGSAIRTMAQIGIGEPVASRRLKLEALVATYIEGDDRARVTAFLGEMVGAPAGDERPDLRAARQNATLMADRIREAWLDFVEALSVVRPLVVVLEDLHWGDRASIKLVDAALAVQGERRFAVLALARPELHDLFPKIWADRELLEVRLGELGRRAAERLVRHFLGEIIAEEEIQHLVDRAAGNAFYLEELIRAVAEDRGSDLPETVLGMVEARLLSLEPEARRVLRAASVFGQSFWWGGVAALIGDASLPNGRVGLLDRLCERELIVRRRESRFLGEEEYAFRHALVREGSYAMLTERDRRRGHALAAEWLLASGETDPTILADHFESSGDKERSAEFFAAAAELALSAGDFSAAVSFTDRGLVASPRAEIVAQLRAIRADAWNWTSSSAKAYEAAMEALESAHPGSKEYGRALGAALGSALLLRKKDALDALMGELYRIEPAEDAIPALSFAYSSAIISQLVMGERAMAERFLLRMEQVVSPFLARDPSVAGRFGYARGYWHRYAEQDPYTALGIEREAIANFMVSGDRRFLPLLRAHVGLDLVLLGAYDEAEREFELALAIASADSVSALLAGCFRAGLLLERGALDEAITLGTTVADEAAAHSEGVISVSVQYFILEAHLRRGDLDAARRLLTAVAPLIELLPLGRIWALAGHATLELAEGRPASAVELTQSALAQTAEIGMRHTSAHARIVLTRAEALWAIDKHGEARAAIEDARADLLARAARIADPAYARSFLEAVPLHTRILDLWKAWCGV is encoded by the coding sequence ATGCGCCCTGGGGACATCATCGGTGAGCGCTTCCGTGTCGAGCGCCTGGCCGGCGTGGGCGGCATGGGGGAAGTGTATCGCGCCGAGGATCTCCAGACCGGACACGTCGTCGCCGTGAAGCTCCTCCGCGCGTCGGAGCTCTCGAACGCCGAAAGGCTCGCACAGGAAGCCCGCGTGCTCGAGACGCTCGGCCACCCGCACATCGTGCGCTACGTCGATCACGGCGTCGCCCCCACGGGCGTCCCCTGGCTCGCCATGGAGTGGCTCGAAGGCGAGAGCCTCGCCGCGCGCCTTGGCCGACAAGGCCTGCGCCTCGAAGAGTGCATCACGCTCGCCGTGCGCGTCGCCGACGCCCTCGCCACGGCCCACGCGCGCGGCGTCGTCCACCGCGACATCAAACCCAGCAACCTCTTCCTCGAACGCGGCGAGATCGAGCGCGTAAAAGTGCTCGACTTCGGGGTCGCGCGGGATCGAGGCCGCGGTCGCTTGACCCTCACGGGCACCATCGTGGGCACGCCGGGCTACATGGCGCCCGAGCAAGCGCGCGCCGACAAGGCCGGCGTCGACGCGCGCGCGGACGTCTTTTCCCTCGGCGCCGTGCTCTTCGAGTGCCTCACCGGGCAGCCCGCCTTCGACGGCGAGCACGCGTTCGCGATCCTCGCGAGCCTCTTGCTCGCCGAGGCCCCGCGCGTGCGTGATCTGCGCCCCGACGTGCCCGAGGCCCTCGACGATCTCGTGTCCAGCATGCTCTCGAAGGACGTGGCGAGCCGGCCCTCCGACGCAGGAGCCGCCCTGCGCGCGTTGCTCGCGCTCGGCCCCGTCGAGGGCAACGCCACGCCCGTCCACGCGGCCTCCGCAGAGGTCATCACCGACAGCGAACGGCAACTGCTCAGCATCGTCGCTGCGCTTCCGCCCTCGCTCCCCGATGGCAAGGAGGCGCCGTCGCGGTTCTTGTCGCGGGATCGGATCGTGGCCATCGAGCAGGAGATCGCGAAGCTCGGCGCCCGCGTGGAGGAGATCGACGGCGGCGCGCTGCTCCTCGGCCTCGTCGGTCGCGGCAACCCCACCGATCAGGCCGCCCGCGCAGCCCGCGCCGCGCTCCGCCTGCGCGCCCTCGCGCCCGAGGCCCGCATCGTGCTCGTCACGGGGCGCGAGGAGACCTCGCACGGGCTTGCGCTCGGCTCGATCTCGAAGCGCGCCGCCGCCCTGCTGGATCTCGGTGAAGAAGCCGGCGCCGTGCGGATCGACGCATCGACACAAGCCCTGCTCGACGTGCGCTTCGACGTGAGCGCAGGCGCCGATGGCATCTTCCTGCGCGGCGAGCGCGAGGTCGGCTCGGGCACACGCACGCTGCTCGGCAAGCCGAGCCCTTACCTCGGCCGCGAGCGCGAGCTCCGCAGCGTGCGCGATTTCCTCGAAGAGGGCCTCGACGAAGGCAAGCCGCGCGTCGCCGTCGTGCTCGGACTGCCCGGCATGGGCAAGTCGCGCCTGCGGCACGAGCTCGTCGAGCAGCTCCGCCGCGGCGCCGTGGAGCCCGCGATCGCCATCGGCCGCGGCGATCCGATCGGCGCGGGATCGGCCTTCTCCATCCTCGGCTCCGCCATCCGCACGATGGCCCAGATCGGCATCGGCGAGCCCGTCGCCTCGCGCAGGCTCAAGCTCGAAGCGCTCGTCGCGACGTACATCGAAGGCGACGATCGCGCCCGCGTCACGGCGTTCCTCGGCGAGATGGTCGGCGCGCCCGCGGGCGACGAGCGCCCCGACCTCCGCGCCGCGCGCCAGAACGCCACGCTCATGGCCGATCGCATCCGCGAGGCGTGGCTCGACTTCGTCGAGGCGCTCTCGGTCGTGCGCCCGCTCGTGGTCGTCCTCGAGGATCTGCACTGGGGCGACCGCGCATCGATCAAGCTCGTCGACGCGGCCCTCGCGGTGCAGGGCGAGCGCCGCTTCGCCGTGCTCGCGCTCGCCCGGCCGGAGCTGCACGATCTCTTCCCGAAGATATGGGCCGATCGGGAGCTGCTCGAAGTGCGCCTCGGCGAGCTCGGGCGCCGCGCGGCTGAGCGGCTCGTCCGGCATTTTTTGGGCGAGATCATCGCCGAGGAGGAGATCCAGCACCTCGTCGATCGCGCCGCGGGCAACGCCTTCTACCTCGAAGAGCTCATCCGCGCCGTGGCCGAGGATCGCGGCAGCGATCTGCCCGAAACCGTACTCGGAATGGTCGAAGCGCGCCTCCTGTCGCTCGAACCCGAGGCGCGGCGCGTCCTGCGCGCGGCGAGCGTCTTTGGCCAGTCGTTCTGGTGGGGCGGCGTCGCCGCGCTCATCGGCGACGCGTCCTTGCCGAACGGCCGCGTCGGCCTGCTCGATCGCCTCTGCGAGCGCGAGCTCATCGTGCGCCGTCGCGAGAGCCGCTTCCTCGGCGAGGAGGAGTATGCCTTCCGCCACGCGCTCGTGCGCGAGGGCTCGTACGCGATGCTCACCGAGCGGGATCGCAGGCGCGGCCACGCGCTCGCGGCCGAGTGGCTGCTCGCGTCAGGCGAGACCGACCCGACGATCCTGGCCGATCATTTCGAGAGCTCGGGCGACAAGGAGCGCTCGGCCGAGTTCTTCGCGGCCGCGGCCGAGCTCGCGCTCTCGGCCGGTGATTTTTCCGCGGCCGTGAGCTTCACGGATCGTGGCCTCGTGGCGAGCCCGCGCGCGGAGATCGTGGCCCAGCTCCGCGCGATCCGCGCCGACGCATGGAACTGGACGAGCTCCTCCGCGAAGGCCTACGAGGCGGCCATGGAGGCGCTCGAGAGCGCGCACCCCGGCAGCAAGGAGTACGGCCGCGCGCTCGGCGCCGCCCTGGGCAGCGCCTTGCTCCTGCGCAAGAAGGACGCCCTCGACGCCCTCATGGGCGAGCTCTACCGCATCGAGCCCGCCGAAGACGCCATCCCCGCGCTCTCGTTTGCCTACAGCTCCGCCATCATCTCGCAGCTCGTCATGGGCGAGCGCGCCATGGCCGAGCGCTTTCTGCTTCGCATGGAGCAGGTCGTCAGCCCCTTCCTCGCCCGTGATCCGTCCGTCGCCGGCCGCTTCGGCTATGCCCGCGGCTACTGGCACAGGTACGCCGAGCAGGATCCGTACACGGCGCTCGGCATCGAGCGTGAGGCCATCGCGAACTTCATGGTCTCGGGCGATCGACGTTTCCTGCCGCTGCTCCGCGCCCACGTGGGCCTCGACCTCGTGCTGCTCGGCGCGTACGACGAGGCCGAACGCGAGTTCGAGCTCGCCCTCGCGATCGCGTCGGCCGACAGCGTCTCCGCGCTCCTCGCCGGCTGCTTCCGCGCCGGGCTCCTCCTCGAACGCGGCGCGCTCGACGAGGCCATCACGCTCGGCACGACCGTCGCGGACGAGGCCGCCGCGCACAGCGAGGGTGTGATCAGCGTAAGCGTGCAGTACTTCATCCTCGAAGCGCACCTGCGTCGCGGCGACCTCGACGCGGCTCGGCGCCTCCTCACGGCCGTCGCACCGCTCATCGAGCTCCTCCCGCTCGGGCGGATATGGGCGCTCGCGGGCCACGCAACGCTCGAGCTCGCCGAGGGCCGTCCCGCGAGCGCCGTCGAGCTCACGCAGAGCGCACTCGCACAGACCGCCGAGATCGGCATGCGGCACACGAGCGCCCACGCGCGCATCGTTCTCACGCGCGCCGAGGCGCTTTGGGCCATCGACAAGCACGGTGAGGCCCGCGCCGCGATCGAAGACGCCCGCGCGGATCTCCTCGCCCGCGCCGCGCGCATCGCGGATCCGGCCTACGCCCGTTCCTTCCTCGAGGCGGTCCCGCTGCATACGCGGATCCTCGACCTCTGGAAGGCGTGGTGCGGCGTCTAG
- a CDS encoding response regulator — protein sequence MMTPDPKNAGVLEGLRVLIVEDEALIASFLEDALTDLGCEVIGPASNMNDALRLAREAAIDGAGLDINIAGEKVYAVADILAERGLPFVFMTGYGKAGLRESDRGRPVLQKPYNIEQLVKIMTQWR from the coding sequence ATGATGACCCCGGATCCAAAAAACGCGGGTGTGCTGGAGGGGCTCCGTGTCCTCATCGTGGAGGATGAAGCCCTGATCGCCTCGTTCCTCGAAGACGCCCTGACCGACCTCGGCTGCGAGGTGATCGGCCCGGCCTCGAACATGAACGACGCGCTTCGGTTGGCCCGCGAGGCGGCGATCGATGGGGCGGGCCTGGACATCAACATCGCCGGCGAGAAGGTCTATGCCGTGGCCGACATCCTTGCCGAACGGGGTCTGCCGTTCGTCTTCATGACCGGATACGGGAAAGCAGGGCTGCGCGAATCCGATCGCGGCCGGCCCGTGCTGCAGAAGCCCTACAATATCGAGCAGCTGGTGAAAATCATGACGCAATGGCGATAG